The Halococcus hamelinensis 100A6 genome window below encodes:
- a CDS encoding DUF7548 family protein, whose amino-acid sequence MNASRVAPVVGIVGCLAVLVALVVPYLTTEAGAAGTYYATGAISPLVGGLFAVVAVVVFAAGRAGRTDPATAAGVTLVFGIVVALVSLVWALTVPEAVVFQLSTDSALEYHRWVLALCSLVIPASGVWYARTLGLV is encoded by the coding sequence ATGAACGCCTCGCGGGTCGCCCCGGTCGTCGGCATCGTCGGCTGTCTCGCGGTGCTGGTCGCGCTCGTCGTACCGTATCTCACCACCGAGGCGGGAGCCGCCGGCACCTACTACGCCACCGGCGCGATATCCCCGCTCGTCGGCGGGCTCTTCGCCGTCGTCGCCGTCGTCGTCTTCGCCGCCGGTCGGGCCGGTCGGACCGACCCCGCGACCGCCGCTGGCGTGACCCTCGTCTTCGGTATCGTGGTCGCGCTCGTCTCGTTGGTCTGGGCGCTTACGGTCCCGGAGGCCGTCGTCTTTCAGCTCTCGACCGACTCCGCCCTCGAATATCACCGCTGGGTGCTGGCGCTGTGTTCGCTGGTGATCCCCGCGAGTGGAGTGTGGTACGCCCGCACGCTTGGACTGGTGTAG
- a CDS encoding DUF5798 family protein — translation MGLGNTAKKLQRVADMAETLYQKIDELRSQVNEVREHVEATSQRVERIERDLDDQRAVLDALAREQGIDVDAAAASAAIEEAEPGKTVADAEATDGTADDAPSADDTAAAE, via the coding sequence ATGGGACTCGGAAACACCGCGAAGAAACTCCAGCGTGTGGCCGACATGGCCGAGACGCTCTATCAGAAGATCGACGAACTCCGGAGCCAGGTCAACGAGGTCAGAGAGCACGTCGAGGCCACGAGCCAGCGCGTCGAACGGATCGAACGCGACCTCGACGACCAGCGTGCGGTGCTCGACGCGCTGGCACGCGAACAGGGGATCGACGTCGACGCGGCCGCGGCCTCGGCCGCGATCGAGGAGGCCGAACCCGGGAAGACGGTGGCCGACGCCGAAGCGACGGACGGCACGGCCGACGACGCGCCGAGCGCCGACGACACCGCGGCCGCCGAGTAG
- a CDS encoding PINc/VapC family ATPase: protein MTIVPDTSAVIDGRVSDRVESGAADGATVLVPEAVVAELESQANDGIETGWNGLAELEALVELAADDRIELEYVGRRPAEAERTSAGEGAVDALIRDLAAEHDATLLTSDRVQSEVARAKGLTVEYLEPEVRVVEGLDIERFFDDETMSVHLKTGVVPMAKRGSIGGMRFEAVGEEPLSEDQLTEWVEEIELAARTSSEGFTELDRHGMTIVQYRDYRIAVARPPFADGIEITAVRPIAATELDDYQYADDLRERLLDHQRGVLVAGAPGAGKSTLAGAVAGFLADSDFSVKTMEKPRDLQVGPDVTQYTALDGRMENTADALLMVRPDYTIYDEVRKTEDFSVFADMRLAGVGMVGVVHATRAIDAVGRLVGRVELGMIPQVVDTVVYVEAGEIATIYDIKTEVKVPEGLVEEDLARPVIRVMDAETNEPAYEIYSFNRQVVTVPVGEESDDSGVDRIAKQEIEREIRSAARGNCEVELRGSNTAVVYVEESDIATVIGKGGGRITDIENRLGIDIDVRTFDERPGGRSGGSSGSGGGDSSSGGNTNGSTSGEIVTPEITARHVVIPMEGHAGNTVEVQADGEYLFTATVSRGGEVQVSRGSAIAEELEAAIDRNRQVTVAPS, encoded by the coding sequence ATGACTATCGTCCCGGACACGAGCGCGGTCATCGACGGCCGCGTGTCCGACCGCGTCGAGAGCGGGGCGGCCGACGGCGCGACGGTGCTGGTCCCCGAGGCGGTCGTGGCCGAGCTCGAATCCCAGGCGAACGACGGGATCGAAACGGGCTGGAACGGCCTCGCCGAACTCGAAGCCCTCGTCGAGCTCGCGGCCGACGACCGGATCGAGCTCGAATACGTCGGTCGGCGGCCCGCCGAGGCCGAGCGCACGAGCGCCGGCGAGGGGGCCGTCGACGCGTTGATCCGCGACCTCGCCGCCGAGCACGACGCCACGCTGCTCACGAGCGACCGCGTCCAGAGCGAGGTCGCGCGGGCGAAGGGGCTGACCGTCGAGTACCTCGAACCCGAGGTCAGGGTGGTCGAGGGCCTCGACATCGAGCGCTTCTTCGACGACGAGACGATGAGCGTCCACCTCAAGACGGGCGTGGTGCCGATGGCGAAGCGGGGGTCGATCGGCGGGATGCGCTTCGAGGCCGTGGGTGAGGAGCCGCTCTCCGAAGACCAACTCACCGAGTGGGTCGAGGAGATAGAGCTGGCGGCGCGAACGTCGAGCGAGGGGTTCACGGAGCTCGACAGGCACGGAATGACGATCGTCCAGTACCGCGACTACCGGATCGCGGTGGCACGACCGCCGTTCGCCGACGGGATCGAGATCACCGCCGTCCGGCCGATCGCGGCGACCGAGCTCGACGACTACCAGTACGCCGACGACCTCCGCGAGCGCCTGCTCGACCACCAGCGCGGGGTGCTCGTCGCGGGTGCGCCGGGCGCGGGGAAGTCCACGCTCGCCGGGGCCGTCGCGGGCTTCCTCGCCGACTCGGACTTCTCGGTGAAGACGATGGAGAAACCCAGAGACCTGCAGGTGGGTCCCGACGTGACGCAGTACACCGCGCTCGACGGTCGGATGGAGAACACCGCCGACGCGCTCCTGATGGTCCGGCCCGACTACACCATCTACGACGAGGTCAGGAAGACCGAGGACTTCTCGGTCTTCGCGGACATGCGGCTCGCGGGCGTCGGGATGGTCGGGGTGGTCCACGCCACGCGTGCGATCGATGCGGTGGGGCGACTCGTGGGGCGGGTCGAGCTGGGGATGATCCCACAGGTCGTCGACACCGTGGTCTACGTCGAGGCCGGCGAGATCGCGACGATCTACGACATCAAGACCGAGGTCAAAGTTCCCGAGGGCCTGGTCGAAGAGGACCTCGCGCGGCCCGTCATTCGGGTGATGGACGCCGAGACGAACGAACCGGCCTACGAGATCTACAGCTTCAACCGGCAGGTCGTCACGGTGCCGGTGGGCGAGGAGTCGGACGACTCCGGGGTGGATCGGATCGCGAAACAGGAGATCGAGCGGGAGATCCGGTCGGCCGCGCGCGGCAACTGCGAGGTCGAACTCCGCGGGTCGAACACCGCCGTGGTCTACGTCGAGGAGTCGGACATCGCGACCGTGATCGGCAAGGGCGGCGGTCGGATCACCGACATCGAGAATCGGCTGGGGATCGACATCGACGTTCGGACCTTCGACGAGCGTCCGGGTGGACGATCGGGAGGATCGAGCGGCTCCGGCGGTGGCGACAGCAGTAGCGGTGGCAACACCAACGGCAGCACGTCGGGCGAGATCGTCACCCCCGAGATCACCGCACGTCACGTCGTCATCCCGATGGAGGGCCACGCGGGCAACACGGTCGAAGTCCAAGCCGACGGCGAGTATCTCTTCACCGCGACCGTCTCGCGCGGCGGCGAGGTGCAGGTCTCGCGTGGGAGCGCCATCGCAGAGGAGCTCGAAGCCGCCATCGACCGAAATCGTCAGGTCACGGTCGCACCGTCGTAG